The genomic region GGAGGTAGAGCTCCAGCTTTGGAGCTCTGATCATAATAGAGTTTCAGTGTTAGAGCTTTTGCCAAATAGAACTTTAATGGAAAAAAGTCTTTAGTGTTTTGAGTGCTTGGCAAATTATAGTGACTTGTATTttaaagttgaatttaaaaaatataaacagtAAGTTGTAAagtctattattattttttcttccataaaatCTCCAAATTTCAACTTCAATATTAAAGTTGTTTTCAGCTTCATGGACTTATAAAGCTTTTTTTAGTGGATTGCCAAACACCCTAATTTTTGTCTTAAAGTACTTTTTAGCACAAAAATCTCTTTATGGCAAAGTCCGCTTGGCCTCAGTTTcaacttttagcttttagttttatgtatagttttttaaaacctcacattttctagctttttttacttttaaaatttttttcaaggtATAAGTATACTTTAAcacactttcagcaaaaagttttcaacaaaaagttaaataagttgttctcaaaTGGACACTCTACGAGATAGACTCTTCGGTGTTTATTTGGTATTAGtttatttgactttttgttgattggtttttttgctaaaagttaggttaaaatatacttgaaaaagtgagattttATAAGCTATACATATaacaaaataagctaaaaattaaattaaaaagctCGTTGCAATGCGTCTACTTCTTTATTAATGATCATTTAAGAAATAGATCACTTCATTTTTACAATACATTAAGCATTATTGCCCCAAGtatacaatgaaaaaaaaaaaatacaacatgaCTTTCATTGTACATAAGATAGGATAGATGACACTGAAATTAGTTCCACTGTCTAGTTGAAACTAGGCGACATGGTTGCAAGGTCAAATTTAGTGCTACACAAAACCTAATGAGGCAACAAACATGAAGAACTCAGACTCCACAAATCCCCTCTAGCCAAAAACATTGTTAAAAGGAGGGCTATGCTGATTCACAGAAAACAATCTACTAAAGCCCATGCTTGTCCTCTATGGCAATGTGGAGGAGCAATGATATTGATTATTAGAATAACATAACTTGAAGCTTACGTGCTGCAAAATCTCATGAGAGATTTCAGAGGATGAGAACGATGATAATGTCTCCTACTAGCATGATTGAAGACTTCTTGCCTTGCTATTCATGATTTTAAACCATaagaaatatgatttttttatgcaaaaCTCTGGGGCATAATATTATCATTCCCGCCAAACAAATTTGGCTTATACTGATTTAGGCATTCTGAAAATATGTTCCTCACCACTCTCCTCATCAACCTTGAAAATCCATTTACTCTTACCGCCAGTTCCCTTCATGGAACCACATGATCTTATTCCTATTCCAGAACGACCACAACCTCCAACCCCTTCCTTCTTATGAGTCTCTTCCTTTCTGCCTATCATAGTAACTTCCATGCCTTTCCCAATAGGATGCTTCAGAGACCTCACTACAACCTTTTCCTTCATTCCTCTCAAATGGCCTTCCAACCCTTTTTTCTCACCCACCAAGTTGTTTGCAACCACCACTGACCTTCTAGGATTAACATCTAGCAACTTCAGAAACCTAGTGTACCCCTCATTCTTGCAATCAACAAGAGAGAAATCGATGTTCTCATAGTTGTGCAATAGCTCGGAGGGGTCTCCAGTTCTGAATTCCACCAGGTCCTTAAGACCCAAGTCTTTAATTACTCTTTTTGATTCACAAAGGACTGGCTCTGGAAGAATACACACTAACCTCCCACCAGTTTCTCGCGCTGCAGCTGCTAAGGCTATAGTTGATGGGGAAACACCAGATGCTACCTCCACTATGAGTTTAGATTTCATGCCAGCTGCTAAGGCTGATACAAATTCACTGCTCCCAGGTTCTGGTGTCTTCCTTGAGTCACTTTGTCTCTTGGGATTGTTACACTGAACGATGTTAATGGAATGTGTGGAACCAAATGTTCAACAAGAAGGATATTAATGTTTCATTTGCAAGAAGTCCAAATGTTCAATAAGAATGTGTGGAATTCTAATCCTTTTGGTTTTTAACATAATAATTAAGAGAATCATTCTACAGCAcgttcatattaaaaaaaaaaatgatgctaACACCATATCTCAAAATCTAATTTAGGGAGACATACATACACAATtacaaagaaagcaaaaattcTTATCATATGAACATGATGGAATAATTTCATCTTTAAGGGACTACTAATATGTTCTTTCTTGAACACCCTCATCATGCTCGAAATCacacaaaatataatttaaattattcaCTAAAATGCTTGGATATGTTTCTTTTATAATTAAGATGGCAATCACAATAACGATTTGTTTGGATACCATATTGTTTTTCTGAAAACAAAACGCATAaatagaacaagaaaaaaaagaaagaaaagatggaTAAAAGTCGATAAAAAAATGGGAAGAATTTAATGCTAATTAGGCCTGGCCTTGTTTTAAATTATTCCTAAAAAATGAAACATTCCATACATATTCAAAAGAACCTCgagtcaaaaacaaaaactgaattGTGGGTCATATTCAAAtatacaataaattaaaaaagaaaaagaaaaatggagatttggaaaAGAAGTTTACCAGTTTAAGGGTATCGAGATAAGCTTTTGTAGCAGATGTAGCAGACCATTCCATCACACCcttaaaatatatgtaaaagaCTTCTTCAGATTTCGAAGGTTGAATAGATCAAATAAATAGACACTGTGGATATAAGAAACATTGACAAGAATGAGAAGGATTGGCGGTGTTCCTTTGTTTATTGAATACCGAAAACTGTAATAATACACTTTCTAAATTTTCTTCGTGTTGTTTAAGAAAGGCATTAAGACGTGCAGGTATCTCTGTAATATTACTATTACGGCAGGCTGGTTATTGCCAAAGACAGCTTTTAGTCAAACCGCGGAAGTTTACAACTGTGGCCCAAAGAACCGGAAACTCACTCCGCGATTTTCTACGGTAGATATTGAAACTTTTACAACAATACTATATACTAGTCTTGCGCTAACGCGTGCTCAgaggttattttattttttttagtaaaagttAACTAGCTTCATTACACACACTTTGCGCTTGcgataagatttattttagctaaaagaaaaaaatgtgtttttattttatatatatatatatataatttttattttgagaatttaatatataaatggataaaataatttgaaaattaacaggagagtgattatattttttaggcaatgttttagtgggagttatagttgcatttttactgaattatcctttagttttttctctacTTAATCATAGAGGTGTAAGGgcattttgaactaaaaaatgaagaatccaAATAGGGGAAGCCCtttattaatagtatagataatttgcatctattataattaaaaaaaaatatttttcaaacaaataaaaatgataaactttagagatagatagtaattgtaatttcttttttgaacgtgaaggaaaaaaaattctaaattttatgaattttctttttgaattcaaaatgaaatttattatttgacatttatgaccctatttttaaatgaaattactttttattaatgataatatttttgaacaacataaaattaagtccaattaaAAGAGGAAAATTCTCTTATAAATAGAATagattatatatagtataaataAACTTTCAAACACTAGCTGCCAGCTTTACTGTTACAAAGGATAAGACTTGGTAAATTTTTCTTATGTTCataatatatcttttttttttttttctagaaacaatttttcaaaatataccTAAATATGAAACATGATAATTAATAGACATTTATAATGATTGTATTTGAATATTAAACTTTCAATTTTATCATTCAAAGAAAATATGAGGTGATaagattttaatatataataacgGAATTTTGATAAGATTCTAATTTGATAAGAACTAATAAATTCTAATAACAGAATTTGATAACTTATCAAATTctgttattatatattaaaatcttAGTTATAATAGCTTATGAGTTATTACTTGGGTTCTACAATTAAACTAGTTGCTAACTTGTGCTGTACATGAGAACCTACGTATTTGtgaggtagaataaaataattttataaaattttaaattgattaagaaactataCTATCACATGATTTGCTTTTTTATGACTTCAATTTatattacaatttgatgaagaagccatTGTTTGAACGTACAATaccttacaaaaattttgtcagacaatttcagatattgcaaaaaataatttaaaaattcagatattaaatcttctgaaagaccaaaaaacattaaataatcaaatgattcatgaattagaaattattgaaacaaaacaaaatatatatgactaaaaaatagaaaaatataagaaaaagattgggTTACATTTAAAAGAATAATCTATGTCTATATGTTTGCAccctatcataaaatatcacgTTAGTAAAGTAGagagatgataataataataataataataataataataataataataataataataataataataataataataataatatcaacgtttgagtttgagtttaagtttaagtttaagttggacttgttagaga from Castanea sativa cultivar Marrone di Chiusa Pesio chromosome 11, ASM4071231v1 harbors:
- the LOC142617672 gene encoding uncharacterized protein LOC142617672 isoform X2, translated to MEWSATSATKAYLDTLKLRQSDSRKTPEPGSSEFVSALAAGMKSKLIVEVASGVSPSTIALAAAARETGGRLVCILPEPVLCESKRVIKDLGLKDLVEFRTGDPSELLHNYENIDFSLVDCKNEGYTRFLKLLDVNPRRSVVVANNLVGEKKGLEGHLRGMKEKVVVRSLKHPIGKGMEVTMIGRKEETHKKEGVGGCGRSGIGIRSCGSMKGTGGKSKWIFKVDEESGEEHIFRMPKSV
- the LOC142617672 gene encoding uncharacterized protein LOC142617672 isoform X1; the protein is MEWSATSATKAYLDTLKLCNNPKRQSDSRKTPEPGSSEFVSALAAGMKSKLIVEVASGVSPSTIALAAAARETGGRLVCILPEPVLCESKRVIKDLGLKDLVEFRTGDPSELLHNYENIDFSLVDCKNEGYTRFLKLLDVNPRRSVVVANNLVGEKKGLEGHLRGMKEKVVVRSLKHPIGKGMEVTMIGRKEETHKKEGVGGCGRSGIGIRSCGSMKGTGGKSKWIFKVDEESGEEHIFRMPKSV